DNA sequence from the Vanrija pseudolonga chromosome 7, complete sequence genome:
ACGTATCCTTCCCGATGACCTCGTCAGCAgcaaggcaggcagcagACCTGTGGCATCAGAGCCCAACAACCTTGGCCCCCCTTACGCAACTTGGACAATAATCAGGTTGCGGTAAATTTCCACCCCGAGCTACTCAATCAGTCAGCCACTGCAAACCAACCAAAGCACCGTCGGTCGCTCGCAGCGGGCACCGTCGCCCCCGGCCGTCAGTCGGTTTGCAGGAAGCAAGGCAAGGGCAGGGCAGCCAGTCTGGCCCATGTATGCAATGCGAGGACTCTACGAGCCGAGAGCCTCCGTGCCCCGGCCGCCCTGGTCTGGTCGCCCCCGACCTGGGATATATACATCTACATGACGCTGCAGAACCCACGAGACACGCCCCCCAACATTACTACtactactgctgctgctggtgctcaCACTCTGCTCAGTACATTACCTCTTCGACCACTTGCCACTGCGCTCACAGAGCCACCCCCTCACCatggcaacaacaacaacaccccTCTTCACGGTCCCGCTTGGCCTGACTCCCCTACTCACAACAAGACCATGGGAacacctcgaccgcctcaACTTTAGCAACTGGCCCGTGTCGGTCCAGGCATGGCTCGTGCAAGAGGTCGTCTtccacgtcgtcggcttGTTGTTCGAGTACGCCGACCAGCACAAGTcgctcgagcacgtcaaGGTTCGCAAGCTCAAGCAGTCGGGCTACGTCAAGCTCCTCCCCAACGTCCTCCGCAACCAGatcttcgtcctcctccccatgATGTACTTGTCAGAGTACCTTGGGTTCTGCTTCACGGGCCCCAAGCAGCTCTCGCTGTTCCGCTTCATCGCCTCGCTCCCCGCCATGGCCATCGGGCACGACATCATCCAGTACATTGGCCACCGGTACATTCTCCACTTCCCCTCGGTCTGGATGATGAAGACGTTCCGCCACTCTGTGCACCACTCGACAAAGGCAAACTCGGCCATCAGCGCATGCTACATGTCGTCGATCGACTTCTTCATCGAGATTGTCTGCCCCTACCTGTTGCCACTGGCCCTcgtgggtggcggcggctctgGCACCTTCTTCcacttcctcgtcgccggcacgGGCGCCATCGGCGGCCTGTACGAGCACTCGGGCTTCGACTTTTCGCTCTACTTCCGCAAGCAGGACCCCTCGCCCGAGGACAAGCCCCAGGTGaccgagcccgccgagcacgtcgaggagcagggcCCCGTCCTCAAGGTCGTGACCAACTTCCTCGCCGACTTTCTCGACAACCGCgcccacctcgagcaccacCGTCGCGGCTACGTCTCCTTCTCGGATGGCTTTGGCAGCCCTGGCATCTGCGACACGCTGCTTCGGACCCGCTGGGACCTGAGCGAGCGCCGGAAagccgaggtggagaaggaGTGGGCACGACAGCGTCATTGATGGGGCTgctggtcgcgcgcgtcatagatgtccgacgacgagagctcCTGCATCCcatcccaccaccaccaccaccaccaccatgtgCTGCGCCGGTGACGACAACCTCATGCCCCCTCACCCCCTTAGACTACACATCTGTTTCTTTATAGTACCTAATATTCAATGTATTTACATCCACcatgggcgggcgggcagtAGCGTAGCAGCGGCGTCATTgcagggcaagggcagcaTTGCGGCGACTTTGCCCCTTCGCCCACGTCGTTATCATAAAGGGCAGGGTTCAAACAGGGCAATGGTCAAGTGGCAATTTTTTGTCTCTTTCACGGCACACGTATGCGTTGCTCGACCAAGCAAGCACACCTCCGACTCCTCCGAGGCGAGCAAGCAACGACgctctcggccgcgtcgttTGGCCGCTTACGTGCGCGTCATGCGCGTCATGGCATGCCATGGCTGCGCCAAATAATTTGCTGCCACTGCCCACCGACACTCTCTGCCTGCGGATGGCCGTGTATGCGGGGGAGGCGGTGTGATACCGtatgcttgcttgctgcagccacgacgcgcacgacccCCACGACCCCCACGACCCCCACGTCGTCATAGCCAGCATACATGCGCGTCATCGAGGACGTCGTTAACGTTGTTTCGCCATGCCGGGGCGTCTCAGGAGGTGACTAACGACACCAAGCAGGAGACATGTACGACGCGGGGCAAGTCGGACTGGCTGGCTTGCTGcggacaaggccaagccagCCATGCAAGGCCGGTcggtcgagtcgagctcgttgccatgaggcgaggtgagcgaggagcgagcgagagatcgaccgagcgagcgagccaggctggccgccggccgccgctggcgccgcgccgccaagcagcCAAGCTTGCCTGCCCTTCGGCCTGGACAAGAGTCGTGGCGAGACGAGTAAAGTGCATTCAGCACGCAGCATACATGGCATGGTAGTAGGCACGCCCGCATaccgcccacccaccaggcaggccaaggcggccgactGGGCCTGTTTcacgccgcacgccgtgTCTCCAGCCACGCGGCACGCCACTCACTCCACGACTCCACCCaacgcgtcgtcctcgtcgccgacgttgcTGCCCGCACAGGGGCGTGTTCGGCGACAGCGTCCCAGAATACATTGCATGCGTTGTGCATCGTCGGTTCGGACAGATGGCTGCAAggtgcgctgcgctgcgtcTTGGCCGGCGTAGTGTCGCTACCAATGCAtgggccggcgtcgagcctCGGTGCAGGCTGCCTGTCGGACGAGCGGCACGGGGGCCGATGGTCGAGCGGAGATTcgcccgaggccgctgcAGTGTGCCTGCCCAGCTACTGCCTCGACTTCCATGTCGAGAGCTTAAGGCTTGTTTTGGGCGACACGCGAGCGTTGTGCGGGGGTGGCTATGCGCGGGGTGGGCTGGCCGGGGGGCCAGGCATGCAGACGTGTCAACGCTTGCTTCACGTGCGCGGGGCTCACTCACTGCTGGTGCGATCGACGTGATCGACGACATGCTCACATTCTCAGCGAGCGTCGTGAGTGCCAcatggcatggcatggcaGCACCGCATCGTCTACTTGCTGCTTGTCATGCAGAAGTTGTGCGTGCACACCTCCATGGTCTCTCTGCCCTTAGATCTGTCTACCCTTGACGAGCGAGCCAGGTCATGCCATGCCGGCTGTGTCGATGtgtctcgacctcgagccaCGTCGACCGGCAAGCACAGCACAGCACTTGGCAGCTCTaactcctcgccctctctGCCCATCGACAGGCCAGCAATCCGCCGCGACAAGGCCATGTGCCGAGGCCCCTCTCTCCCTAGCAGGCCCCAGGCCCCGCTGAGCGGTCATGGTACCAGCACAGCACATGCACAaagctcgcctcgcctcgtcaaggccgtcgcgTGGCATGACGGCACCCACCGTGCCTCGAGCCGACTGAGCCTGAGCCTCGAATGCACACCGACCGACCATGATCAAACTCACCTGCAACAACCAGCTCATCCACTCACATCCCCACGATGAGGCCCACGTCCGACCCGGAAAAGTACATGCGGgtcgaccgcggcgcgaTCCAAGAAGCAGCGTATAACGATGGCGCGGCAAGTGGAAGTACGGCCCATGGTATCTGATCACCGCACCATGCCACCGATGCTCGGCTGAGCGATGCCGCTCGGCGATGCAAGGTCCGCCGCTCGCCCTTTGTACATCTGCTGCTCTACTCTGGCATGCATGACCCGGCTTGGTGGGCAGAGGCCACTCCCCGTGCTCGTCACCGCCACGGCTCCAGTCGCCGGCATCATGCCGCCCGGGGCCAATGCcacgcgagcgacgacgagcgaggcagTACAAAGCTGTGGCGGTCGGCTTTTGACATCTTGTCTCTGCTCATCTCCTCATCGACATCAACAAAGGCCCCAGCCCACAATGCCCACTGCACAGCAACTCGTCGCCTCGGGCCAGGtcaccccgccccagccactATACCCTGAGGCGCCAAAGGCGATAACAGTCAACATCACCAACATGAACTCGGCGACCACCCCCTCGGGATTCTatgacgcgctcgcggccgaccttagccttggcgaggtgctccgcggcctcgagctcgcggggTGCCATGTGCTCAGTGTGGCGTATAatggcggcgtgctggacGCTCGTGTGGTGGCGGGTGAGAGCGGGTGGGTGGAGCGATGGGTCCGGTTTGGGGCCAATGGCGCGTAGTCTCGCGAGCGATGCAAGGGTGCCTACCACCATGTACATGGCTACAGCGTCACCCTTCTTGCTAACCAGTACACATTGATCTTCTTGATGCTGATGCCCAAAAACACGCATGCATCACCGCCGGGGACTCGAACCCCGCTCGTCCGCGCTGGGCGTCCACCTCgatcgccctcgccccgcctcaTGGCGGAGCCGGGCGGCCCGAGCGTAAACACTTTAGCTGCGGCCGCACTGCCAGCTGTGCTAGCGGTGaggtgtggtgtgggtgggtagTGGGGCTTAGAACGGGCGagcaggtgggtgggggcgagAGAAGCAGTTGAGTCGTTGGGGAGGAAGCGGGGTGCGAAGtgagggtggtggcggctggTGCGTCTTGCATCTTTCCGACGGCCGGGGTGATAGCTGTCTGGAGGGAGGGAGTCAGTGGGGGTAAGCTGTCAGTTCATGGGGTTGTGAGCTTGTAGACTTGGCATAGATACTTTACAACACGACTTGGGCACCCCCTAGGCCTACCACTCGGCCAAGgctccccccccccccccgcggCGCCCCCTCTCGCCATCCTACCCCCTCACGAGGTCGTGAAACTCCTTACCCACGCTCCCAACATACTCATCCAGCCGCGGAAACTCGATCGTGCGTGTCCTCGTagcggcctcggccggcgtgagGCCATAGTTGCGGGTGAGCTCCGTCTGTATCGTCGTCGAGAGCTTGAACACGCGGGGACGGGTAACGAACGGCGGGGATGCCATCGAGCCGTTGACGTACCATGTCGGGTCCCACGcttcgacgtcgacgagcgtgacCCGAGGCAGGTTGTTGGCGTTGGACCGCGCCAGAAAGCTCGCGACGAGCCAGCATACCTGGTCGATaagcagcccgccgccgccgcgccacgctGGCCTGCCCTTCCGCGGATCAGGCTGCGGCGCTGcgcccggcctcggcgtgaACAGCACATTCAACGCGCGGACGCTCGGCGCAAAGCGCACGTTGAGCCGACTAAACTTGGCCAGGTTGGCATAGACTGGGTCCCAGCCGAGGTTGAGGgtcacctcgcgcgcgtgcagtGGCGGGAGGTACGCTTCCGGCGGGGAGGCCTGCATCGGCGTCTCGGGCAGCATgtcgacctgcgcgaccGCGTGCGGGAAGATccgcagcgcctcgagcgtgaCCATGTCGGCGCACTCGTAGTTGACGAACCGCACCACCGAGGGGTggagcgagcgcagcaggcgcttgagggccgcgacgtcgtgcaTAGCCCGCTCGCAACCTgcatcgccgtcgtcgaacccgtcgtcgccgcacgtcgagacgcgcgacgtcgtggtcGCCGGGTTGTGGACACTGAGGGTCGTCACGCGCTGCACGAGGGCCGGGGTGGTCGTCCAGTCCTGCTTTGGGAtgcgggcggcgggtgtgccgtcgtcgcgcacggcgagCGTGTGGCCGTCggaggcgatggcgatgtGCGGCGTcacgagcaggtcgtcgacctggTCGTGCACGGCCCGTGCGGTCGCTCGGAAGGCGAGCAGCGAGGggagcgaggaggccgcgagGATCGCTTCGAAGACGTGCGGGAGGGCCAGGTGGTCGATCTGTACCGGGGCGTGGGGGGAGCTCTCGTCTGGCGGCATGTCGAGTCGCTATGCTATCTGCATTGCACGTTGAAGAGTGAGCAAGAGGCAAGACAAGAGTGAGATGGAGGATGTGATGCgatggggggggggaggggcagAGTCGGGAGGCCATGACGTCGCTTCCGAAAGTCGGCTACGTGCGATCCGACAATGGATTTTCTTGGCATCGACGcatcctcgacggcctcgacgtgctcatcctcgacacAATCCATACAACTAAAGACTTGTACAACTGAAGGGACGTCCACTGTGCTCTCCCTACGCCCCCTAGACCTCACAGCGGCCGTACTTGTCGATAATCGGCGCAAGGAgctgggccgcgcgcgcgccattGATCACGACGCTCGGGTCGACCTGCTCAATCTTCTTGGTGATCGGGTCCTCGTAGACGTGCTCGCCGATGAGgcgcccgtcgtcctcgtAGTGCCAGACAAAGGCGAGCGTCCGGCGGACGAGATACCACCCCTCGGAGTCGAACTTGCTCGAGacgggcgccgcggcggtgggatCGTTCCCGATACTCCCaaacacgtcgtcgccgagcatcTTGCCCGGGACAAACTGCGAGAACTCTGCCTCGCCCGCAAAGCCCCAGTCGTGCACGGCCATCTTCTGCCGCCCAGTCCACATGACGAGCatgtcgagcgccgcgagcgtctCGTAGAACCCGCGCACGGTCGCCATGCCGTCCAGCACCAccgtcttgccgccctcgatcACGCGGTACCGCGGCTCCTCGATCGTCATGGTGGGtttgagcagctcgtcgtatcgtccggcgacctcgagcaaGCCATGCCGCCGGTAGTTGACCAGGATCTTGCGGTGCTTTGGTGGCAGATCGCCGTcgatgagcgcgtcgacgtcgttcATCATCGCGACAAACTCGCGCTCATACGAGTTGAgcggcttggcgtcggcggggagcgcgggggtgggggttcCGTCTGGCATTGTGGCGTGGTGATGTCTCGTGTTGTTGTGGGGGCCTTCTTGACCCCGCGTCGCTGTATTTGTACCTCGAACACAAGAACGCAAACGTGCCATCGCCAAGACCTGGGTAAACCACCCACAGCGATATCAGcccggcgcgggcagcgaTAGACGTGCCTCCAAGTCCCCCGCAGTCCGGTCCGAAGCCATCTCTGCGGAGAACGTTGTGGGGGAGCTGGAGACCCGCCCGACCCGAACAAACGGCGACGGTGCCATTGGCCAGCGATACAACGGGTGTGCTGTGTCCCTGTTGACTCGCCGCCGGGTTGCCCGGTGCCAAGCCCCGCTGCGAGGCGTCACATGACCTCTACGACGTTGTGCGCGGTTTAGACGGCGCTGATGGGCATGCAAGGCGGTTTACACGCACGCCGGTTTAACCGCTTGCATTCGTGCAGTGCTGTGGAGAGAGACAGGGAGGAGTCTGGGGGATGGTGTGGGGTTGACGAGCGCTATCGCTTATCGGCGATCGGGTAGTCTGGGGTCACCCGCCGAGGACCTGTTCCCCACAGTGGCTCGAGACGTGCAGCAAGTGGCTTGCATCTGCTCCTACCAGGTGTGCACGACGTGCTCAGCGTGTGTGGCCCAGCCGTGACACTGCCACAATGCACCGCGTCCATCACTGCATCACTGGCATCCTCGCCACATCCTACAGCCCACGGCCCCCAAGTCGCCACGCAGTTCAAGGctgcggccgcgacgacgcatCCATGTTGATCGACAGTACCGGCGTCTCGTCCTGCGGCACGAGCAGCCCATACTCCTCGTGCACCTCACTCCAGTCGGTGCGATCCGGCTCGGCCATCATTCGCGCCGCGAGCTGTCGTTTCTGCTCATCGCTCAGTGCGGCAAACGCAGCCGTCTGCTGTGCCAGCAGCGCAGCATGCTCGGGATGTTCGCCCTCGAACTCGGCGCGCTTGGTGTCTTCCCGCGCGGCCCAGGCCGCGTCAACGACCCAGTACTCGCCCGtcttgacgtcgaggaggatgcgctcgccgtccttcgTGAAACTCGCCCACGAGCGCCGGTTGAGTTGCTggtactcgtcctcggtgatcGTGCCGCGCGGGGTGCGCATGTAGTCGCTCCCGTGGGTGCTCTTGACGCCGTGGCTCATGGTGAGTTGTGAGGTTGGACGAAGGAGGTGGGGCTGGGACCAAGATAGcttgtgcgcgaggaggtggacaGCGAGAACACATGACGTCAAAGTGCCTCGAACCTTATCGAGTCCTCGCGCGACTTGTCAGCGCGGATGCTGGCGACGCGTGAGTGTTGTGGTCATGCAGAGGACAGGATAGGGAGGTAATGGGACCGGGAAACTTGCTCGACAGGCTGTGTGTGCGATGCCAAGTGGCAAGTTGgtcccctccccccctccccaacaTCCCCGGACCCCACACCGGAACCCAGATTGATACCACCTCTCTCTCCATTCCTCTTATATCAATCAAAGCACGATAACTGCAAAGCTGACACAGCGGCTTCTGCCCGCTCAGACTCTCGGGCATCTTGGCATTCCTTGGATCGTGGTTGACAGCCTCGGCACAGCGCTGCGCATGCACCAGGCGAGACGAAGCTCACACTGACGCCTTTGCAAGGTACAATGGCAACATCCATTGCTGTTGTCGATGATTCATCACATCACGGCCAgcgccggcacggcgcagcGGTACATACATAACAACAACTGATGCGCTGATATCTGGACCGGCTACGCGCAAGCACAATGACGCTCACAGAGATCCAGACGGACACGACGAACAAGACGAGCTGGGGCAAGCCGTTCCGCATCGCAGCCAGCACGAAGGGTGAGCTCCTCCACGACCACGAGGTAGAGCTGACGCCCCCCAGCCCGCCTCCTGGCCGCTGGAATCGACCTGTCGGGGGGATACCCCGTCAACGACCCCGTGCGCATCCAGGACCTCGAgtccgcgcgcgcgtggaaCGGCCCGGGGTGGGAACATGATGAGCggggcgcgcacgccgaccgcAGCAAGGCGGCGCTGTTTGGCGCCGCGGAGAAGGTCATCACGCTGAGCCCAAACATTGGGACCGAGTGGGTCGGGATCAAGACTCAGCTGACACCAGGATCGTTGGGCTGCAGCTTGCCGACCTGACCGACACGCAGAAGGACGAGCTGGCCCTCCTCatcgcggagcgcggcgtcgtcttcttccgcGACCAGAAGCTGTCCCCGcaggcccagctcgccctcggcgcatACTATGGTAAACCGGACATCCACCCCGTCGGCGCGTACGTCCCCGGCCTGAAGGGCGTGTCCGTCATCACGAACGAGTTTGCGCGCACCAACCCCGGCGAAGCAGACTTTCGCTCCCCGCTCGGCTCGTACCACTGGCACATTGACATCGGGTACGAGGAGCAGCCGCCGGGGATCACGCACCTGCACTTGGACGCCGTGCCCGAGACGGGCGGGGACACTTATGTGCGTTGTGGCAGGGGCTCGCGTGCTGACGAACGGCAGTGGGCCTCCGGGTACACGGCGTACGACAAGCTGTCCCCCGCGCTCCAGGTgttcgtcgacggcctcgaggcaCTCCACCGCAGCCTGCACCAGTACGAGGACCCCGCGAACCCGACCGGACCCAAGGTGCCCGTCATCACAGCGCACCCGCTCGTGCGCGTGCACCCCGCCACGGGGTGGAAGGCGCTCTTTATCGACCGCCGGTTCACGGTCGGCATCAAGGGCTTCACgcacgaggacggcgaggcgttGTTGAACCATGTGAGTGGGGGGAGCTATGCTCGGATGGGGCATACATGTGGCCGTTCAGCCAGCCGACGGCACTGGAGGCGACTAcaccgcgaggccgccaacgccgacacgccgagtCGCGGCGCAtcccgcgacgacgcgctccggCGCAGCAATCACGCCACTCTTCTTCGACTGCCCCGGAGACTCTCCAAAGCTCCGCCCGACGCAAACTTGCACATGGGTGTCTCAGCCCCCACCGCAGCCCCTGTATCAGACTGACAGACTCTGCAGCTGTTCAACATCTACGAGAcgtcgcgcgacgcgcagctTCGGTTCCGGTGGACGCCGGGAACTTCCGCGCTGTGGGACAACCGCATCAGTGAGTACCATCAAGCAAGCGGGGCGAGTGCGGCCCAGGAAGAACAAGCAAACAtgcttgccgccgcctccgccgccggctgcGCACCCCCCAGCGCCGCGTTATCCCCGCTAAGTAACGCCCAGCTATCCACTCGGCGGTGcacgactacgacgacgacgagcatgccgagccgcggcacggcacgcgcgtgtcgagcctcgccgagcgcccTGTTCCCGTTTTGCccggcgtcggtgccagccgccgccacgccctcggcctcagccCTGGCAAGGTTGTAGAAGTGCGTCCGAGGTTCTAGCACTGTGTACATACGCGGCGCGAGTCGCGCGGTTGCAGGGCGTGGCGCCGTgggtggcggtgtggcgCGAGGGGTACTGTCGGCGCACCACTGGCGTGTCTTTGCTATTCCTACCGACTTGTCTCAAATGTTTGACGATGGCGTGGCATTCGCGAGTGGACCGTGTAGCTGCGATGCATGTGTAGATCCGTTCCGTGTAGCCGCCTGTGGGTGTGCAGACAACCTCGGGTGCCGGTGTCCCTCCGCAAGTCGATCGCGTCTTGCCTACCCGTggccctccctcctcccccatTTCTTCTGGCTACAGCAGATTGATCCAGAACCATTTTAACCCCCGGACGCCCGACGCCTCCGTGATGCGCTCAGTCAGCCACAACGATGACTGTGTCAGCCGCACGGTCTGGTCGAGCCTGGCCTCGGGGGACACGCGCTGGGGGGGTGGGTTAGGATCTGAGGGGTGTTGGACGCcaggtggcggcgtggcgtcgtcgagactTGTTGCATTCCACAGGAGCGACTGACCGGAGCAatcgatgcgcgcgcgcagcagctgacacagtgagcaggtcgagcccGGCGGGCGGACGGACTGCGACGCAGCGCCTagctgcccgcccgcccgacaCGAGCCATGATGATCCGGGGCGAGATATGCGCATCATCCACTGCTGATCGACCGTCGACATGCCCGGATGCTGATGgctgctgcctggctgccccGTGTGGCCTGCGCCTGCGTGCCAAGCCTGCGCCAAGGTTAATTGGGTGCACTGGCTGGTGTGCACTGGCTGGTGTGCACTGGCTGGTGAGCTACGTCCATGTCGGAGAGTGGTGTGCTCTCGGAGGGGTGAGACAAGTCTGTGCACTGGCGCAGAGCGTACGTGTGGCAGGGACTTGTGCGCTCGTGGTCGTGCAAGACAGTGAGCGACCggagcaggcagcagctgggTTGCGGGGTAAGCAACTCACGTCATCATGGGCCATGCCGTAGCCTCCTTGGTCCACAGTGCTCCGCTCTCCTTCTCGAAGTTACACATCCCAGATCTAACTCCGTTCGCCATTCTTCCATCCTTCATCCCGCATTCATTCAGTTTGGCATTCGCTACCCCGAGCTCGGAaagagcagagcagagcagagcacgATGGCTAAGAAaaggcggcgcgggggcaaGTGAGTgtgaggcgaggcgaggcgaggcgaggcaacGAAACCCACGTCGCTTAAgccctgcctgcccgcccgaggacgccgccgccttcgaagcctccttctccgccgCACTCTAACCAACCCTCATCTTTTCTTGGGTCGACCTGCTGGTGCCCTCATGGCCGCGGGCTGCTTGctcgttgctgctggctACCGCGGCCCACCCGCGGCTAGCGGCAGTGGCCGCTTTTGCTTGCTGACCATTTGACTCGTCTGTCACTAGATATCACTGGCTGACTTCATGTCGCTCGTCTCGCCTCCTTCTTTGCCTCCTTATCTAGCGAGCCTTCTGAATGACCTCCATCACCCATGAGCAGGGCGACTGACGGCGAAGACCGGGCGTACGGTcacggcagcgacgacaacgacaatGGCCTCTACGTCCTCGACCACGTCCCGCTGCACTTTCTTCAGGTGGGTTGTGTGGTTGTACTGGACGGCGACACTGACCCGCCCCCCAGGCGTACCCGTTCCCGGCATTTGTGGTAGACGAGGGGCTCAACGACAGCGGCAAGgacctcggcatcgaggtGCTATGGAGCAACGAGCGGTGGCTCGACGTGAGCGACTCGgccccgctcgacgagtgcaccagccccgccgagtatgccgcgctggccgcTTGGATGCGTaccggcgagggcgtgtaCCCGCTGCCTATGCGCCAAGGCGCCGCGTCATTTGTGctccacctcgtcaagaCGACTACGGCCGTGGCGACAATCATCACCTGCCAGCCTGGATGGGACCACCATCcgtactcgccctcgcccgtcGGCATGAGCCGTTCCAACACGCCCGTGTCCGAGGTCGTGTCGACGCAGAGCTCGGCAGACCACACTACCAGCTCGACCAACTCGCTGCCTGTACCATCGCTGAGCCACTCGAGCGAGTGGGAAGTCAgcggcgactcggcgtcgagctcgtcgctgtccctcccctcgcccgTGCTCATGCGGCTGCCGGACGGTACCCTCGCACCCAGACCACACCCCCGCTTTCcctccccgcctcgcctcgcctcgtcgtcggtaTCGCGCACAAGCAGCTCTCTGCCGTCGAGCGCATCCCCGTCGCCATTCCATGATCCCTCCACACCGGCCAACGgccacaccacccccgcgcccccgccAACAACAAATCTCCCAAAGGGCAACAtcccctcgtcggccttcaTTCGCGGCCCGCTTGAGCGCGCCATGCCAAAACACCACAGCGTGAGCACAAACTTTACTTCGCATGACGTGCctgtcgagggcgacct
Encoded proteins:
- the JLP1_4 gene encoding Alpha-ketoglutarate-dependent sulfonate dioxygenase, with protein sequence MTLTEIQTDTTNKTSWGKPFRIAASTKARLLAAGIDLSGGYPVNDPVRIQDLESARAWNGPGWEHDERGAHADRSKAALFGAAEKVITLSPNIGTEIVGLQLADLTDTQKDELALLIAERGVVFFRDQKLSPQAQLALGAYYGKPDIHPVGAYVPGLKGVSVITNEFARTNPGEADFRSPLGSYHWHIDIGYEEQPPGITHLHLDAVPETGGDTYVRCGRGSRADERQWASGYTAYDKLSPALQVFVDGLEALHRSLHQYEDPANPTGPKVPVITAHPLVRVHPATGWKALFIDRRFTVGIKGFTHEDGEALLNHLFNIYETSRDAQLRFRWTPGTSALWDNRITIHSAVHDYDDDEHAEPRHGTRVSSLAERPVPVLPGVGASRRHALGLSPGKVVEVRPRF